A part of Olleya sp. Bg11-27 genomic DNA contains:
- a CDS encoding pyridoxal-phosphate-dependent aminotransferase family protein — protein sequence MKGRKLLMIPGPIEFEPDVLLAMSIPTTSHVSPDFINVFGTSLELMRDVWKAPKGQPFIVAGTGTLAMDMAAANLIEQGDHVLIIASGYFGNRFKAIAERYGAKTTLLEAPLGELVSLETIEKELKSKPYKALTITHVDTSTGLLTDPKPIAQLAAKYNTLSVLDGVCSVAGEAIHQDEWGLDIVLTASQKAIGVPPGLALLMASEKAMHVWENRKTPVPNYYADFSNWLPIMHAYEARKPSYFGTPAVNLIVALEVSLKIICAEGIDQRIQRHHNLAKAFRAGIAALDLDILPKTNTTAANTLTAIYYPKGINGADLSTQMSANAVIIAGGLLPELKATYFRIGHMGSVSSNDLLAVLGALERALITLGHPIKAGQSLQTFQETLLKNHR from the coding sequence ATGAAAGGCAGAAAACTACTTATGATTCCTGGTCCTATAGAATTTGAACCAGACGTATTACTCGCTATGAGCATACCAACCACCAGTCATGTCTCACCAGATTTTATAAACGTTTTTGGAACTAGTTTGGAATTAATGCGCGATGTTTGGAAGGCTCCAAAAGGACAGCCATTTATTGTCGCAGGAACAGGGACATTAGCCATGGATATGGCAGCCGCCAACCTTATAGAACAGGGTGATCATGTGTTAATAATCGCTTCTGGCTATTTTGGGAATCGTTTTAAAGCTATTGCAGAACGCTATGGCGCAAAAACAACCTTATTAGAAGCGCCTTTAGGCGAATTGGTCTCTCTTGAAACGATTGAAAAAGAACTTAAAAGCAAACCATACAAAGCACTAACCATTACACATGTAGATACCTCGACAGGTTTACTAACAGATCCTAAACCCATTGCACAATTAGCTGCTAAATACAACACCTTAAGTGTTTTAGATGGGGTTTGCTCAGTCGCGGGTGAAGCAATACATCAAGACGAATGGGGTCTTGACATTGTATTAACCGCTTCTCAAAAAGCTATTGGTGTACCACCAGGACTAGCCCTTCTAATGGCTTCGGAAAAAGCGATGCACGTCTGGGAAAACAGAAAAACACCTGTCCCTAATTACTATGCAGATTTCAGCAATTGGTTACCAATAATGCATGCTTACGAAGCACGAAAACCGTCCTATTTTGGCACACCAGCAGTCAATTTAATTGTAGCCCTAGAAGTTAGTCTCAAAATTATTTGTGCTGAAGGCATAGACCAGCGCATACAACGTCATCACAATTTAGCGAAAGCATTTAGAGCAGGAATAGCAGCTTTAGACCTAGATATATTACCTAAAACAAATACTACCGCAGCCAATACCTTAACCGCTATTTACTATCCAAAAGGCATAAATGGGGCTGATTTAAGCACACAAATGAGTGCTAATGCTGTTATAATAGCAGGAGGACTACTCCCCGAATTAAAAGCAACTTATTTTAGAATAGGACACATGGGATCAGTATCCTCTAACGACCTTCTAGCTGTATTAGGTGCTTTAGAGCGTGCATTGATCACATTAGGACACCCTATAAAAGCAGGACAAAG
- the rraA gene encoding ribonuclease E activity regulator RraA, with translation MFTTADLWDDHHEHLTCVAPIFKSYGSKSAFSGQIKTLKVFEDNTLVRKQLESDGTDQVLVIDGGASLRCALIGDQLAALAIQNNWNGIVVNGCIRDSALINTMDIGIKALNTSPVKSIKQNSGHSTISITFGGVIFIPKHYIYVDLDGVLISKHYLIK, from the coding sequence ATGTTTACAACAGCAGACCTGTGGGACGACCACCACGAACACCTTACCTGTGTTGCTCCTATTTTTAAATCTTATGGATCCAAATCAGCATTTTCAGGACAAATAAAAACCCTGAAAGTATTTGAAGATAATACGCTAGTCAGAAAACAATTAGAATCCGACGGAACGGACCAAGTCCTTGTCATAGACGGTGGCGCTTCCTTACGATGTGCTTTAATTGGGGATCAATTAGCTGCTTTGGCTATTCAGAATAATTGGAATGGTATTGTGGTTAACGGCTGTATTCGCGATAGCGCCCTAATTAACACAATGGACATCGGAATAAAAGCTTTAAACACTTCGCCAGTAAAAAGTATTAAACAAAATAGTGGACATAGCACTATCTCAATTACATTTGGAGGCGTTATTTTTATACCAAAACACTATATTTATGTAGATTTAGATGGTGTACTAATAAGCAAACACTATTTAATTAAATAA